The following proteins are co-located in the Marinomonas profundi genome:
- the trxB gene encoding thioredoxin-disulfide reductase: MSDVKHAKLMILGSGPAGYTAAVYAARANLNPVMITGMQMGGQLTTTTDVDNWPGDDQGVQGPELMERMRKHAERFDTEIIFDHVNKVDLNNRPFRLEGDSGVYTCDALIISTGASAQYLGLESETKFMGQGVSACATCDGFFYRNQDVAVIGGGNTAVEEALYLANIAKTVTVIHRRDKFRSEKILADKLMEKAKNGNVKIEWFSELDEVLGDAAGVTGVRIKNSQTGETKDLAVAGLFVAIGHKPNTDIFQGQLDMKDGYLTVQSGTHGNATQTSVEGVFAAGDVSDHIYRQAITSAGTGCMAALDAERYLDSLA; this comes from the coding sequence ATGAGCGATGTGAAACACGCTAAGTTAATGATTTTAGGTTCTGGTCCAGCGGGCTACACGGCGGCGGTTTATGCAGCGCGTGCGAACCTCAATCCTGTGATGATAACGGGCATGCAAATGGGCGGTCAATTGACCACCACCACGGACGTGGATAACTGGCCGGGCGATGACCAAGGTGTACAAGGCCCAGAATTGATGGAGCGTATGCGCAAACACGCTGAGCGCTTCGACACCGAAATTATTTTTGATCACGTCAATAAAGTCGATTTGAATAATCGTCCTTTCCGCTTGGAAGGCGACAGCGGTGTTTATACCTGTGACGCCTTGATTATCTCTACGGGTGCTAGTGCTCAGTATCTAGGTCTAGAAAGTGAAACAAAATTTATGGGCCAAGGTGTATCGGCTTGTGCAACCTGTGATGGTTTCTTTTATCGTAACCAAGACGTCGCGGTAATTGGTGGCGGTAACACAGCCGTTGAAGAAGCGCTTTATCTTGCTAACATTGCCAAAACCGTTACTGTGATTCACCGTCGTGACAAGTTCCGTTCTGAAAAAATCCTTGCGGACAAGTTGATGGAAAAAGCCAAAAACGGCAATGTGAAAATCGAATGGTTTTCTGAATTGGATGAAGTGCTAGGTGATGCTGCTGGTGTAACGGGTGTGCGCATTAAAAATAGCCAAACAGGCGAGACAAAAGACCTAGCGGTTGCGGGTTTGTTTGTGGCGATTGGGCATAAGCCAAATACAGACATCTTCCAAGGTCAGCTAGATATGAAAGACGGCTACTTGACGGTTCAGTCTGGTACGCATGGCAACGCCACTCAAACGAGTGTAGAAGGCGTTTTTGCTGCAGGTGATGTGTCGGATCACATTTATCGTCAAGCGATTACATCGGCAGGCACAGGCTGTATGGCGGCACTGGATGCGGAGCGTTACCTAGACTCTTTAGCGTGA
- a CDS encoding HesA/MoeB/ThiF family protein encodes MNEAELDRYSRQLLLPNFDIQGQLKLAKARVLVVGLGGLGNIAATYLATSGVGHLTLADGDQLENSNLPRQVLYNENQTGLDKVAAAAAQIALKNSAVNIETITQKLSGDALLNAVEEADVVLDCTDNFTARQAINRACLLLKKPLVSAAAIRWEGQLVSFLFHQQDSPCYECLYPSLSEQPLSCNESGVVAPVVGMLGVFQALEGLKLASGCGNVQHGVLRLFDGFEGRWREMRLTSDAECLACS; translated from the coding sequence ATGAACGAAGCAGAATTAGATCGTTATAGTCGTCAGTTATTATTGCCTAACTTCGATATTCAGGGGCAATTAAAACTTGCTAAAGCGAGAGTCTTGGTTGTTGGCTTGGGCGGATTGGGAAACATTGCGGCGACGTATTTGGCGACCTCTGGCGTGGGGCATTTGACTTTAGCGGACGGTGACCAATTGGAAAACAGTAATTTGCCTCGCCAAGTGCTGTATAACGAAAACCAGACGGGGTTAGACAAGGTGGCGGCAGCGGCAGCGCAAATCGCTCTGAAAAACTCAGCCGTCAACATTGAAACCATCACACAAAAACTGTCGGGCGACGCTCTGTTAAACGCTGTTGAAGAAGCGGATGTGGTACTGGATTGCACCGATAACTTTACCGCAAGGCAGGCGATTAATCGTGCCTGTTTGCTCTTGAAAAAACCATTGGTTAGCGCCGCGGCGATTCGCTGGGAAGGACAGTTGGTGAGTTTTTTGTTCCATCAGCAAGATTCTCCTTGTTATGAGTGTTTGTACCCATCGTTATCGGAGCAGCCGCTTAGCTGTAATGAAAGCGGCGTAGTGGCGCCTGTTGTCGGGATGTTAGGCGTTTTTCAGGCGCTTGAAGGGTTAAAGTTGGCAAGCGGCTGCGGTAATGTTCAGCACGGCGTATTAAGGCTGTTTGATGGCTTTGAAGGGCGCTGGCGTGAAATGCGTTTGACGTCTGACGCAGAATGTCTAGCGTGCTCTTAG
- a CDS encoding inosine/guanosine kinase, translated as MKFPGQRKLKHYFPVSQPKPALPTSEVRPDKDSYIVGLDETIVDVVANVSDQFLTTFNIQKGLSNLVDADTASAIYKELTANACISDHFAGGTIGNTIHNYSVLADDKSVLLGVMSANITLGSPAYHYICHTSSKVDMNHLQGVPGDIGRGITLITPDGERTFAIAPGDMDELNIEHIPESIIAGAAALVTCAYPLRHQGKPIKQAMLKALQYAHQHHIPTVLTLGTKHLVEEYKDELLELIKNYVTVLAMNELEAEALTGLSDPLQAADAILDYVDVVLLTAGPDGMYLCGYTDDELKRETTHPIKSGSLADFNRWEFSRPMLKTACQRPVKIFSHIDPYMGGPEKIRNTNGAGDGALSALLHDISANRFHKESIPNSSKHMAPFLTYSSFAQICKYANRVSYEILAQNASRLSRGLPEREDSLEEAYWER; from the coding sequence ATGAAGTTTCCCGGTCAACGCAAACTCAAACACTACTTCCCCGTTTCTCAACCCAAGCCCGCCTTACCGACATCAGAAGTTCGCCCTGATAAAGACAGCTATATTGTTGGCTTAGATGAAACCATTGTCGACGTGGTGGCCAATGTCTCGGATCAATTTCTTACCACATTTAACATACAAAAAGGGCTGTCCAACCTAGTGGACGCTGACACCGCCTCTGCCATCTACAAAGAATTGACGGCCAACGCCTGTATTTCCGATCATTTTGCCGGTGGCACCATTGGCAACACCATTCACAACTATTCTGTTTTGGCGGATGACAAATCCGTCTTACTGGGCGTCATGTCTGCCAACATCACCTTAGGTTCTCCAGCTTATCATTATATCTGCCACACCAGCAGTAAAGTCGATATGAATCACCTACAAGGTGTTCCCGGTGATATCGGTCGCGGCATCACTCTAATCACGCCCGATGGCGAACGTACCTTTGCTATTGCACCAGGTGATATGGACGAACTCAACATAGAACATATCCCAGAAAGCATTATTGCTGGCGCTGCGGCGCTGGTGACCTGCGCCTACCCCTTGCGCCACCAAGGCAAGCCCATTAAACAAGCCATGTTAAAAGCCTTGCAATACGCTCACCAACATCATATTCCTACCGTACTGACATTAGGCACAAAACACCTTGTGGAAGAATACAAAGATGAATTGCTTGAGTTAATCAAAAACTACGTCACCGTGCTCGCGATGAATGAACTAGAAGCCGAAGCACTCACCGGATTATCCGATCCACTGCAAGCCGCTGATGCCATTCTAGATTATGTCGATGTGGTCTTATTGACCGCAGGACCAGATGGCATGTATTTATGTGGCTACACAGACGATGAACTAAAGCGCGAAACCACTCACCCCATTAAATCAGGCAGTTTGGCCGACTTTAACCGCTGGGAATTCAGTCGCCCTATGCTAAAAACAGCCTGTCAGCGACCGGTGAAAATTTTCTCACACATTGACCCCTACATGGGTGGGCCAGAAAAAATACGCAATACCAATGGCGCGGGTGATGGCGCACTCTCAGCGTTATTGCACGACATCTCGGCAAACCGCTTTCATAAAGAAAGCATTCCTAATTCCAGTAAACATATGGCCCCTTTTCTGACCTATTCATCCTTTGCGCAAATCTGCAAATACGCCAATCGTGTCAGCTATGAAATACTCGCGCAAAATGCTTCGCGATTGTCTCGTGGCCTGCCCGAACGAGAAGACAGTTTAGAAGAAGCCTACTGGGAAAGATAA
- a CDS encoding chemotaxis protein CheW, with protein MSELAPIKENGKALSEDKKGELLQYLTFKLIDETYGINVMQIKEVLRYSEIAPVPGAPSYVLGIVNLRGNVVTVVDTRVRFSLPECTITDETRIIIIEHDGEQVGLLVDAVQEVFYLYQGEIEQSPSVGNDEALRFIQGVYQKEDELVILLELNRMFERNEALGIEAMH; from the coding sequence ATGTCTGAATTAGCACCGATTAAAGAAAATGGGAAAGCCTTATCTGAAGATAAGAAAGGCGAGTTGTTGCAGTATCTAACCTTTAAGCTGATTGATGAGACCTATGGTATTAACGTCATGCAGATTAAAGAGGTGTTACGTTACAGCGAAATCGCTCCCGTTCCTGGTGCGCCTTCTTATGTACTCGGCATTGTGAATTTGCGTGGTAACGTGGTGACTGTGGTGGATACCCGTGTCCGTTTCAGTTTGCCAGAATGTACCATTACTGATGAGACCCGCATTATCATTATTGAACATGATGGTGAGCAAGTAGGTTTGTTGGTGGATGCGGTACAAGAAGTGTTCTATTTATATCAAGGTGAAATTGAGCAAAGCCCTAGTGTTGGTAATGATGAAGCTTTACGATTCATTCAGGGTGTGTATCAAAAAGAAGACGAACTGGTTATTTTGTTGGAGCTTAATCGTATGTTTGAGCGCAATGAAGCGCTTGGCATTGAAGCGATGCATTAA
- a CDS encoding Tim44 domain-containing protein, translating into MKTSVYAMLLAFVLAIGAGGYSADVHAKKFGGGKSFGKSFSVSKPKAATNSTTNSTTAAAGAKKPGLLGGLGGGLLGGLLAGGIFAALLGSGAFDGISFGDILLFAVIGFLVYKFLIAPKRRAAAQQAGTNGMFREMPESTRDSVQPSPMAGMSGFGATPNIQLPPGFNEQAFVAEAKNHYIALQKAWDDNDFNEILDYVSPELYNLLVEERAKHGDNKPDTEVISLMVDLVRGEFIGSTASISLQFSGWIKEGDQTSETTEIWHLEKSMSDANANWTIVGIEQDN; encoded by the coding sequence GTGAAAACATCTGTATATGCCATGTTGTTGGCGTTTGTATTGGCGATTGGCGCCGGTGGTTACAGCGCCGATGTTCATGCTAAAAAGTTTGGCGGTGGGAAGAGTTTTGGGAAAAGTTTTTCTGTGTCTAAGCCAAAAGCGGCGACAAACAGTACGACCAATTCAACAACGGCGGCAGCGGGCGCTAAAAAACCAGGCTTGCTTGGCGGTTTGGGCGGTGGTCTGCTGGGTGGTTTATTAGCGGGTGGTATTTTTGCTGCCTTGCTTGGTAGTGGTGCGTTTGATGGTATCTCGTTTGGCGATATCTTGTTATTTGCGGTGATTGGCTTCTTGGTTTACAAGTTTCTTATTGCGCCAAAACGCCGTGCGGCCGCTCAACAAGCCGGTACTAATGGTATGTTTCGTGAAATGCCAGAATCGACTCGCGATAGCGTGCAACCTTCTCCAATGGCGGGAATGAGTGGTTTCGGCGCAACGCCAAACATTCAGTTGCCACCGGGTTTTAATGAGCAAGCGTTTGTTGCGGAAGCCAAAAACCATTACATTGCGTTGCAAAAAGCATGGGATGACAACGACTTCAATGAAATTCTAGATTATGTCAGTCCTGAACTTTATAACTTGTTGGTGGAAGAGCGTGCAAAACACGGTGACAACAAACCGGATACCGAAGTTATTTCCTTGATGGTTGATTTGGTTCGTGGTGAGTTTATTGGTTCTACGGCGTCTATTTCTTTACAGTTTTCTGGTTGGATTAAAGAAGGTGATCAAACATCTGAAACAACGGAAATCTGGCATTTGGAAAAGAGCATGTCTGATGCAAATGCTAATTGGACAATCGTTGGGATAGAACAAGACAACTAA
- a CDS encoding tryptophan--tRNA ligase, which translates to MAKEIVLTGVTTTGTPHLGNYVGAIRPAIEASRQENTESYFFLADYHALIKCQDPERVKQSRLEIAATWLACGLDTDKATFYRQSDIPEIAELNWLLTCVTAKGLMNRAHAYKGAVDENLANDQDPDFGITMGLFCYPVLMAADILAFNAHKVPVGRDQIQHIEMARDIAGRFNHLFGEHFVLPQAVVGEEGSILKGLDGRKMSKSYNNTIPLFDTEKKLQKGINKIKTNLLEPGEAKDPDDSTVFDIYKAFATPEQTAQMRQNFADGIAWGEAKKELFTLVNGQLNEPREKYLELMANPAHVEEILQAGAEKARARARGMISDLRNAVGLVNFK; encoded by the coding sequence ATGGCAAAAGAAATTGTTTTAACCGGTGTTACCACCACAGGCACTCCACACCTAGGCAACTATGTGGGGGCAATTCGTCCTGCGATCGAAGCGAGCCGTCAAGAAAACACGGAATCTTACTTCTTCCTTGCGGACTATCATGCCTTGATCAAGTGTCAGGATCCAGAGCGCGTGAAACAGTCTCGCTTAGAAATCGCAGCGACTTGGCTGGCGTGTGGTTTAGATACGGATAAAGCAACTTTTTACCGTCAATCTGATATTCCTGAAATTGCGGAATTGAATTGGCTACTGACTTGCGTCACGGCAAAAGGTTTGATGAACCGCGCCCATGCTTATAAAGGCGCGGTGGACGAGAATCTAGCGAATGATCAAGATCCTGATTTTGGTATTACCATGGGCTTGTTCTGTTATCCAGTATTAATGGCGGCGGATATTTTGGCGTTTAATGCCCATAAAGTGCCGGTCGGTCGTGACCAAATACAGCACATTGAAATGGCGCGCGACATTGCGGGTCGTTTTAACCATTTATTTGGTGAGCATTTTGTTTTACCACAAGCCGTTGTGGGCGAAGAAGGTTCCATCCTAAAAGGCTTGGACGGACGTAAAATGAGCAAGAGTTACAATAATACGATTCCGTTATTTGATACCGAGAAAAAGCTACAAAAAGGCATTAATAAGATCAAAACAAACTTGCTAGAGCCAGGGGAAGCGAAAGACCCTGATGATTCTACCGTGTTTGATATCTACAAAGCCTTTGCAACACCAGAACAAACTGCGCAAATGCGTCAGAATTTTGCCGATGGTATTGCATGGGGGGAAGCAAAAAAGGAACTTTTTACTCTGGTCAATGGTCAACTAAACGAGCCGCGTGAAAAGTATCTCGAATTGATGGCAAATCCTGCTCATGTAGAGGAAATACTACAAGCAGGGGCTGAAAAAGCACGAGCTCGTGCCCGTGGAATGATTTCGGACCTACGCAATGCCGTTGGTCTAGTGAATTTTAAATAA
- the recD gene encoding exodeoxyribonuclease V subunit alpha: MDFSNQLGLLGSLDEKLNEKTLEENSSATTPFSLSAWQAKDVLRAIDCQWIEQLAQHAKEDNPALYMAGALCSAYLGAGHICIDLTILWQRPAEGIAAEELQTKLKHSGVNSVSAWCDVLRSSSLVSSAESVVERPMVLAGTRLYLYRYYHYEQQVLNYLKGQFDVAPFAVDAGLLATLFPKKADAVDWQKVAVANAASLPFSVISGGPGTGKTTTVTKLLALLVAQSMAEGKVLRIELAAPTGKAAARLTESISKAKADLPLSDEVKLAIPEQASTLHRLLGSDFGRSRFKHNKNNPLHLDVLLVDEVSMVDLPMMAKLIDAMPPHARLILLGDKDQLASVEAGSVLGDLSYGIENVYFQPEWAAHLGRLTGENLVPFGNSSAPAISRALTLLRTSYRFDANSGIGHLAKAMNAGDDQGVLRCLQSDYADVAWRVPEEGQTKADIATLAKGYDDYWDAVRQKLDIAELYAVFSRYQILTAVRQGEFGVEKVNAQLEHYFYQRGRVKDPHVWYPGKAVMLTRNDAALGLFNGDIGLCMPDEFQRLRVWFMQPDGSFTGLLPSRLSEFEVVFAMTVHKSQGSEFDRVALLLPMTPSPVLTKELLYTGITRAKKSFTLWGSSRLIRSAASTRIQRYSGLISELWY, encoded by the coding sequence ATGGACTTTTCTAATCAGTTAGGTTTGCTTGGCTCTCTTGATGAAAAGCTTAATGAAAAAACGCTTGAGGAAAATTCATCTGCTACGACGCCATTCAGTTTGTCTGCTTGGCAAGCCAAAGACGTATTGCGAGCGATTGACTGTCAATGGATTGAGCAACTGGCGCAACATGCTAAGGAAGACAATCCAGCCCTTTATATGGCGGGTGCCTTGTGCAGTGCGTATCTTGGGGCCGGACATATTTGCATTGATTTAACGATCCTCTGGCAAAGACCGGCGGAAGGCATTGCTGCAGAGGAACTGCAAACCAAGCTTAAACACAGTGGGGTGAACAGTGTGTCTGCTTGGTGCGACGTCTTGCGTTCAAGCTCTCTGGTTTCGTCGGCAGAAAGTGTTGTTGAACGCCCCATGGTGTTGGCTGGCACGCGTTTGTATTTGTACCGTTATTATCACTATGAGCAGCAAGTGCTGAATTATCTCAAAGGGCAATTTGATGTTGCGCCTTTTGCGGTCGATGCGGGTTTATTGGCGACGCTGTTTCCTAAGAAAGCCGACGCGGTGGATTGGCAAAAAGTCGCCGTGGCCAATGCCGCTAGCTTGCCTTTTTCGGTGATCAGCGGTGGCCCTGGAACCGGTAAAACCACCACAGTAACTAAATTGTTGGCCTTGTTGGTGGCACAGTCAATGGCGGAAGGTAAAGTGCTGCGCATTGAACTGGCAGCGCCAACAGGCAAGGCGGCGGCACGTTTGACGGAATCCATTTCAAAAGCCAAAGCGGATTTGCCATTAAGTGACGAGGTGAAACTCGCCATTCCAGAGCAAGCCAGCACCTTGCATCGCTTATTAGGCAGTGATTTTGGCCGCAGTCGTTTTAAACACAACAAAAACAATCCCTTACATTTAGATGTGTTGCTGGTGGATGAAGTCTCCATGGTGGACTTGCCGATGATGGCAAAATTGATTGATGCCATGCCACCTCACGCAAGGTTGATTTTGTTAGGCGATAAGGATCAGTTGGCCTCGGTAGAAGCGGGCAGTGTGCTGGGGGATTTATCCTACGGAATTGAAAATGTGTATTTTCAACCGGAATGGGCAGCGCACCTAGGTCGTCTTACGGGAGAAAATCTAGTGCCGTTTGGTAATTCGTCGGCACCAGCCATCAGTCGAGCGCTTACCTTGTTGCGCACCAGTTATCGCTTTGATGCCAATAGCGGCATCGGGCATTTGGCAAAAGCCATGAACGCAGGCGATGATCAGGGCGTATTGCGTTGTCTGCAATCTGATTACGCGGATGTGGCATGGCGAGTGCCAGAAGAAGGCCAAACCAAAGCTGATATTGCGACCTTGGCAAAAGGCTATGATGATTATTGGGACGCGGTACGACAGAAACTTGATATTGCCGAGTTGTATGCGGTGTTTTCTCGTTACCAGATTTTGACCGCGGTTCGTCAAGGTGAGTTTGGTGTCGAGAAGGTCAATGCTCAGTTGGAGCACTATTTTTATCAGCGTGGACGCGTCAAAGACCCCCATGTTTGGTATCCAGGAAAAGCCGTGATGCTGACCCGAAACGATGCAGCTTTAGGCTTGTTTAACGGTGATATTGGTCTTTGTATGCCTGATGAATTTCAGCGTCTTCGGGTGTGGTTTATGCAGCCTGATGGTTCTTTTACTGGCTTGCTGCCGAGTCGATTAAGTGAGTTTGAGGTGGTCTTTGCGATGACGGTACATAAATCCCAAGGCTCGGAGTTTGATCGAGTTGCCTTGTTGCTGCCTATGACGCCTTCGCCTGTGTTGACCAAAGAGTTGCTTTACACCGGCATTACTCGGGCGAAAAAATCGTTCACTTTGTGGGGATCGAGTCGGTTGATTCGCAGTGCGGCCAGTACTCGCATACAGCGCTATTCTGGCCTTATTAGCGAGCTTTGGTATTGA